A stretch of Brassica napus cultivar Da-Ae chromosome C6, Da-Ae, whole genome shotgun sequence DNA encodes these proteins:
- the LOC125589164 gene encoding protein IDA-LIKE 5-like, with amino-acid sequence MMSNKRIEAVKILVVIMIMFSRRTCEAEYFRRHKSPSRPERFFKVRRPNPLHHHHHHNHGFINDDYYPPESFSGFLPKSMPIPPSAPSKKHNVYGLQSTNSQRYP; translated from the coding sequence ATGATGAGCAATAAGCGCATAGAAGCTGTGAAGATTCTAGTGGTGATTATGATAATGTTCTCAAGGAGGACTTGTGAAGCCGAGTACTTTAGAAGACACAAATCACCATCAAGACCAGAACGATTTTTCAAGGTGAGAAGACCAAATccacttcatcatcatcatcaccataaCCATGGTTTCATCAATGATGATTATTATCCTCCAGAAAGTTTCTCAGGATTTTTGCCCAAGTCAATGCCAATTCCACCTTCTGCTCCTTCCAAAAAACACAATGTCTATGGTTTACAGAGTACCAATTCTCAAAGATATCCATGA